The Candidatus Hamiltonella defensa 5AT (Acyrthosiphon pisum) DNA window AAGCTATCTGTTCCTCTAAAATCGACACACTTTGATTAAAGCCATCTTCGTTATGTAAAATTTATTTAATCAGCTGACTGATGCGAGGCCCCATATGTATTGATTTGGCCTGTAGGCTTCGCATTTCACTGGTCATCCATATGGCGACAGGTAATTTAATAAAAGGGGCGTTTTCGGGTGTTAGAGGGCGCATAGTACGAAAAGACATGCTGGGTCTTGTTTGAAGATCAGGGCCTTCAAGAATCAAAATACCTGAGGCGATGTCATCAGCATAATGTTGCTGAACACAAGCAGTGAGATGCCATGAATGGACAGGTAAGGGCAACCATTCTTTTTCATCATGTTTTTTATGATTAAGTTGCTGTTTCCATTCCTGCCACAAAACAGGAAATTGCTCAGCAAACCAGCCTTGGTAATTTTTTTATCTGGCATTGTTTCGATATAAGCCATGTCTGCCCGTAAAGCGGTGATACGTACAGGAACTATGGCATCAAATTCTGGTGATAATAATTCAATATATTCAGGGCTTAAATTAGATCTACATTTCCATGTGGGATAATAAGGATGACCTTCTAATGACCCCCACTGATCCAGTAAAATAGCGGCATAAGAAGAGGAGTATTGATGATTTTTTTAGAAGTGAGATTATAATCGCGGCTGACTCGTTTACCAGCAAGCCTATTGCTTGTGCTCGTATAAAAGAATTCAGACACTTAAACCATTTTATTGCTTTAGAGAACGGCTAAACGCTTTCAACTTGTTTCGTTTTGTGTTCTTGGCTTAATCATGATTTTTAACTTTTTTTATTAAAAAAAATAAATATAGCATTGTATTGATACTTAAATTAAATATGATAACGATTATCATTCTTCTATTTTATATCGCATATTATTGCGTTAAGTATCAGGTCATATGCATTTTATTTCAGGTCATTCTTATCATATTATCGGTTTTTCGAAAGACATCAGCCCCGCTTATCGGCAAAAATTACTGTCACTGGGTGTGCTTCCAGGTTTATTTTTCACTGTGATTCGAGAAGCTCCGATGGGGGATCCTCTTCATATAAAGATAAATAAAATCAATTTGGTATTACGTAAATCCGATTTACATTTTTTAAACTTTACATAAATTCCCTTAAAAATTTCATGAAAAAACTCACCATCGGTTTAATCGGCAATCCAAATACAGGAAAAACAACGCTTTTTAATCAATTAACTGGCGCTCATCAACGTGTGGGTAATTGGGCAGGTGTCACAGTAGAGCGTAAAGAAGGTGAATTTAATACGTCTGAGTATCAGGTGACTCTGGTTGATTTGCCAGGTATTTATTCGTTGACCACGATTTCAGAGCAGACTTCATTAGATGAAAAAATTGCCTCTGAATATATTCTAGATAATAAAGCAGATTTACTGATCAATGTGATCGATGCATCTAATCTAGAACGCAACCTTTATTTGACACTGCAATTATTAGAATGGGAAATTCCCTGTATTCTCGCGCTTAATATGTTGGATATCGCTCAAAATCAACATATAGATATTGATATCGCAACGCTTTCGACTCAATTAGGCTGCCCTGTGGTCCCCTTAATATCAACACAGGCAAGGGGCATCAAAGAGTTAAAACACACAATAAATTCTTTTCAGAGCGACGTCAGGCAGATCAATAAAAAAGATGATTTGGTGAAGTATCCTTCTTGTTTAATCAGCGCGCTTAATCAATTGATTGAAATCATTCCTCACGACAAAATACCCGAACAAAAACGTCGATGGTTAGCATTACAAATGCTTGAAGGGGATATTTACAGTATCTCACAGGCCAAAAAATCAGGCACATTCGAAGCCGAATTAAACAAAATATTAGAGCAAAATCGCCATAACGATTCTGATGTCGTGATTGCAAACGCCCGTTATCAATCCATCAAGAGTATTACTGATGCAGTGATCCGGACTGAACAGCTCTCTGGGCATCGCACTACGGAAGTGTTGGATCGCTTTATTCTGCACCGTTGGCTTGGGGTACCCCTCTTTTTATTTGTCATGTATCTGATGTTTATTCTGGCGATTAATGTAGGAGGCGCATTTCAACCGCTCTTTGATATCGGCTCCTCTGCCTTTTTTATTAAAGGCACTCAGTGGTTGGGCTATCAGCTTCATTTTCCTGACTGGCTGACCGTTTTTTTGGCTCAAGGCATAGGAGGAGGCATTAATACTATGCTGCCATTAGTACCGCAGATTGCCATGATGTATCTTTTTCTTTCTTTTTTAGAAGATTCAGGCTACATGGCACGAGCTGCTTTCGTGATGGATCGATTCATGCAGCTGATCGGATTACCTGGGAAGTCGTTTGTACCATTGATTGTCGGTTTTGGGTGTAATGTGCCTTCAATTATGGGCGCGCGCACTTTAGAAGCGCCTCGTGAACGATTGATCACCATTATGATGGCCCCTTTCATGTCTTGCGGCGCTCGGCTTGCCATCTTTGCCGTTTTTTCTGCCGCATTTTTTGGGAAATCGGGTGCCAGTGTCGTTTTTTCACTTTATTTGCTCGGAATTGCGGCCGCAATTTTGACCGGATTACTCTTAAAATATACCTTGGTGCAAGGTGAAGCCTCTCCCTTTATTATGGAATTGCCGATCTATCATGTTCCCCATCTCAAAACCTTACTTTTACAGACTTGGCAGCGTTTAAAAGGATTTGTGATCCGTGCGGGAAAGGTCATCATTATGGCCAGTATTCTGATTGGAGGACTAAACAGTTTTTCTCTTTCGGGTAGAACAGTGGATAATATCAACGACTCTGCTTTAGCTTCTGTGAGTAAAGAGTTGACACCTCTATTGGAGCCGTTAGGCATCAAACCCGATCATTGGCAAGCGACGGTCGGCTTAATTGCGGGCGCGATGGCCAAAGAAGTGGTGGTAGGCACATTAAATACATTGTACACCGCTGAGCAGATCCACAATGAACCCTTTGATCCGAACGATTTTCATTTGTTAGACGAATTGGCTGGTGCCATAGATGAAACCTGGGAAGGACTGCGACACAGTATTAACAGCAACGTACTTTCTAACCCTATCAAAGCAAGCCAAGGGGATGGAGAAATGACTCAAGGATCGATGGGCGTCATGAGCCAAAAATTTGGATCCGATATTGCCGCTTATAGCTATCTGATTTTTGTTCTTTTATATGTACCCTGTGCCTCCGTGATGGGTGCCATTGCTCGAGAAACCCATCGAGGGTGGATGATTTTTTCGATTTTATGGGGCTTGAATTTAGCTTGGTCTTTCTCCACCTTGTTTTATCAAATCGCCACTTTTTCTCAGGATCCCAAACGAAGTACGCTCACGATCACGGCACTCTTTGTGACCAATGGGCTGATTATCCTGGGTCTAAGACGTTACCCTCTTTTTGCAAAACCAACGAATGTGTCATGACGGATTTATTTAAAATACGCAATGCGATTGAGCTAAACGGCATGATGGATGCAGATCAGCTGAGTCGACTGCTTCACACGCCTTTGCCTTTCATGGAAGCCATGTTATCGCAGCTTACTATCATGGGTAAAATAGAAGCTGTCGAAGAGGAGCAGGCTGGCTGTAACAGCCGCTATTGTAAAAGTTGTTCACACAATCCGGGCTGTCATAAGAGATATTATAAAATGAGCGGGGTGTTAAAGTAATTCAAGTTTAATCTTAAGGCAGTATATTCAGCATTTTTTAAGGTTGTGTTGCATTAAAGACGATAGATCCGAAAAAAACCCTCTGCTGTTTTTTAGGCATCTAAAAGATAAAATTGAGCGGTGTATAACAACCTCTCCCGATTCGGATGTTGAAGTTGTCCCTTTTTTAACATACATCATCTCGATGTCTGTGCAGATCTGTGATTGCCAGAATGATTTAAATCTCATCATAGGGCGTATTCGTCGATTGATATTTCGATGGCCCTGCTTTATCAGATTGTTCAGATATTTACTCTGACAGATGGGCTAAAACTAAAAGTCAAAGAAGCGCATTGAGTGTGATATTGATTCCTTGTTTGAGGCAGAAATTGTTGCGATTTTGGCACCTCTTTGTTTAAGAGGTTTTTGAGACCCAACGGCTTCATTGTTCGATGCCGAAAGACCCGCCATCGCTTGTGCTAATTGTTCAACTTTTAATATCTCCACTCCCACTTTGATCAAATCCAGATTGAAATCTTCCTTTGAGTTCTCTGCATAATGATTGAGGATCCTTACACTGTCACCCGAATCAGGTTTATCTGGAAAAACAAATCTTGCGCTTCTGTTTGACTCAATGTCTCTGGGAATCCTTTTAAAAATACGCCATCACTGGTCTGCAAAGTATAATCGTGTTTGAGTTGACGCTCACCGTTCTGCGCCAATTCGCTGTACAGGTTTTTTAATCTCACTTGCGTCTGAGTCTGGTTATCATTACGCAGAGCGAATACAACATTTGTTCCCTTTTTAAAGAAAGGCTTATCAAATTCTCCAACCTGTAATGCAATATAATATTGCTGGAATACGGAGGTATAGTTTTTATAATCACTCTCCACGACCCTCACTTTCGCTGATGTCTTTAATCTAGAAATTTCTTTTGGTACATCTGCAATACGACGTCCATTCGCGACAATTTTCTTATAGTGTTGAGATTTCAGTGAAATGTTCCCGCGACTGCTATACATTCTCTCTATTTGGCCATGCCTGAGTAATAGGGCTTGGGCTTGCTTGGTGAGAAGCGACTGATACCCTTTCCTTTTAATACTTATTCCAAACTGGATTTAATGAAAATTTTGGCTCTTAAATGCACGCTGAGTGTATCCCCGATACAGCTGACGGGGTCGAGCAATTTTAAGTCCTTCATCATGCATTTCTTTCCAGTGTGAAATCCAGCCAATCGTTCTGGCCACAGTAAATATCACAGTAAACATCGAAGTCGGAATACCTATTGCTTTCAGGATAAGCCCGGAATAAAAATCGACATTAGGATAGAGTTTTTTCTCAATAAAGTAATGATCGTTGAGCGCAATGTGCTCTAATTCCCTTGCTACTTCGAACAAAGGATCTTGTATATTGAGCTCATTTAACACTTCATCACAGGCTTCTTTCATCACTTTTGCTCTGGGATCATAATTTTTGTACACTCTATGACCAAATCCCATCAATCGAAAATCATCATTTTTATCTTTAGCCCGCGCTATAAATTTAGGAATATTTTCAGCTTTACCTATTTCCTCTAGCATTTTTAAGCAGGCTTCATTGGCTCCTCCATGAGAAGGGCCCCATAAAGACGCGATCCCAGCGGCAATACAAGCAAAAGGATTGGAGCCAGAAGAACCCGCTGTACGTACTGTGGACGTGGATGCATTTTGCTCATGATCTGCATGCAAAATTAAAATGCGATCCATCGCACGCTCCAAAACAGGGGTAACCTGGTATTCTTCACAAGGGGTTGAAAACATCATATTTAAAAAATTAGCGGCGTAAGAGAGATTATTTCGAGGAAAAACAAAAGGCTGACCGATAGAATATTTGTAGCACATGGCCGCCATGGTCGGCATCTTGGACAATAAACGAAACGCACTGAGTTCGCGATGATTTTGATCATGCACATCTAAACCATTATGGTAAAAAGCCGCCAGAGCACCTGTGACACCACAAAGTACCGCCATTGGATGTGAATCACGCCGAAAGCCACGAAATAAATGTGTGATTTGATCATCGATCATCGTATGGCGGGTGATGGTTGTTTTGAATGTCGCATATTGTTCTGGGGTAGGAGGCTCACCATACAATAAGATGTAACACACTTCTAAATAAGTGGAATGATTCGCGAGTTCTTTAATAGGGAAACCACGATGTAATAACACACCTTTTTCACCGTCGATAAATGTAATTTTTGATTCACATGAAGCCGTTGAAGTAAATCCTGGATCAAAAGTAAAATACTTTTTAGAAATCAAAGGGCGCACATCGATGACCTGGGTCCCTAAAGTAGGTGAAAATCGGTCAAGTTCAATCAAAGTTTCTCCATCAATAATGAGCGTTGCTTTTTTATCAGACATTCCTATCTCCTTAACATATTGACTTTCATAATTTAAGATAAACTTCTTTTAAACACCTTTCATGTCACTTCTTTTCACGGTTTTACAAATAGTCTCAGTGTAGACAATTTTTATATCATTTATAATCACATTAGTATCACAAGATACCCTTAAACATAGCAGTGAATTTTATTTTTTAATGAATATCATATGGTTATGTAAATTTATTCATTTTCATTTTGAATACTTTGAAATAAAACACTATTTTCATATAAAATGCAGATGAATTGCCTGAAAAATGATTCCAATCAAAATATGCCAATCAGATACTGTTATTAGGTCTGCGTTATCACACTTCTATGTGGATAACGAAGCTCAGAAATGATAAAAATGGGGTAAAAATGACAAAAAAACAAAGACCGATCAATTTAGATTTAATGACGTTTCGGTTTCCTCTAACGGCAATTGCTTCGATTTTGCATCGTATATCAGGCGTGATTATTTTTTTTGCTGTCGGTTGCTTTGTTTGGCTTTTAGGTCTTTCTCTTTCTTCACCAGAAGGCTTTATAAAAGCCTCTACCATAATCGATTATTTTTTGATCAAATTGATACTGTGGGGTTTTCTCACAGCCTTGTTTTATCATCTTTTAGGGGGCATTCGTCATTTGTTAATGGATTTTGGTTGTATTGAAGAAAACCTAAAACTGGGTATCCGCTCTGCTCAGGTGGTGATGGTTATCACAGTTTTACTGTCGATTTTAGTGGGAATCATCATATGGTAAGCAACGCTTCTGCTTTAGGGCGTAATGGAATTCAAGATTGGCTACTACTGCGTGCCTCTGCGATTATTATTGCGCTATATGTTTTTTATCTTTTTGGTTTTTTTGCGATTACCCCGAATGTAACTTACGAAATTTGGCAACATTTTTTTGCCGCTGCTTTCACTAAAATTTTTACCCTTCTCACTTTATTCTCGATTCTGATTCATGCCTGGATTGGCCTATGGCAAGTATTCACCGATTATGTCAAATCATTACCTTTGAGACTGTTACTACAACTGCTGGTGTTGGTCGTATTGATGGTCTATGTATTTTACGGAACGATGGTCGTTTGGAGTGTTTAAATGAAATTGCCTGTAAGAGCATTTGATGCTGTCGTCATTGGTGCTGGGGGTGCCGGCATGCGCGCGGCCCTGCAAATTTCTCAGATGGGGCTCTCCTGCGCGCTGGTTTCAAAAGTGTTCCCGACCCGCTCTCATACCGTATCTGCCCAAGGGGGGATCACCGTCGCATTAGGCAATCATCATGAAGACAACTGGGAATGGCACATGTATGACACCGTCAAAGGCTCGGATTATATTGGCGATCAGGATGCAATCGAATATATGTGTCAAAACGGCCCTGAAGCCATCATTGAATTAGAACACATGGGGTTACCCTTTTCTCGGCAGGATGATGGGCGTATTTATCAGCGCCCTTTCGGCGGGCAATCTCTGAATTTTGGCGGCGCTCAAGCCGCTCGCACGGCGGCGGCGGCCGATCGAACCGGACATGCTTTGCTGCATACCCTCTACCAACAAAATTTAAAAAACAACACCACGATTTTTTCTGAATGGTATGCATTGGATCTGGTCAAAAACCAGGATGGCGTTTTTGTTGGATGCACCGCCATCTCCATTGAAACGGGCGAAATCGTTTATTTTAAAGCGCGTGCCACCATTCTTGCGACGGGGGGGGCAGGGCGAATTTATCAATCGACAACGAATGCGCATATTAATACGGGCGATGGTATTGGTATGGCGTTGCGTGCTGGGGTCCCCGTGCAAGATATGGAAATGTGGCAATTTCATCCAACAGGCATTGCAGGGGCTGGCGTTTTAGTGACTGAGGGTTGTCGGGGCGAAGGCGGATATTTACTAAACCGTCATGGCGAACGTTTTATGGAACGCTATGCGCCTAACGCAAAAGATCTCGCGGGGCGTGACGTGGTCGCACGTTCTATCATGATTGAAATTCGTGAAGGCAGGGGCTGTGAAGGGCCTTGGGGGCCACACGTCAAATTAAAATTAGATCATTTAGGCAAAGAAGTGCTCGAATCACGTTTACCCGGTATCCTGGAATTATCTCGGACCTTCGCTCATGTCGACCCTATCAAAGAGCCTATTCCTGTTATCCCAACCTGCCATTATATGATGGGCGGGATCCCTACTAAATTCACAGGCCAGGCCATCACTGTCAATCCAAATGGGGAAGATGAAGTGATACCCGGCTTATTTGCTGTAGGTGAAGTTGCCTGTGTTTCTGTGCATGGCGCCAACCGTTTAGGGGGTAATTCTTTACTTGATTTGGTGGTGTTTGGTCGAGCGGTTGGGCTTCATTTATCAGAATCCTTAAAAGAGCAAGGCGAAAGTCGTGATGCCAGTGATGCTGACCTTGACGCTGCTCTAGAACGCATTCATCGTTGGAATAACACACAATCAGGCGAAGATCCCGTTGAAATTCGTCAAGCATTGCAAACCTGCATGCAAAATCATTTTTCTGTTTTCCGTGAAGGTGAATCGATGGCTGAGGGATTAAAAAAGCTCAACGTCATCCGAGAGAGACTCAACCATGCACGCCTGGAAGATAATTCGACTGAATTTAACACCCAGCGTATTGAATGCCTGGAATTGGATAATTTGATGGAAACCGCTTTTTCAACGGCCGTTTCTGCCCATTTCCGTACAGAAAGTCGAGGTGCCCATAGCCGGTTTGATTTCACAGAACGTGATGACATCAACTGGTTATGTCACTCATTATTTTTACCACAGACACAAAGTATGGCGCGTCGTAAAGTAAATATGGAGCCCAAACTCAGACCCGCATTTCCACCTAAAGTGCGTTCTTACTGATGATTGGCCTGTTTCGATTTTTAGCACAATAAAAGTATAAGAGAGCTGTAAAAATGAAAAAACGCATGACGCTCGAATTTTCAATCTATCGTTATAATCCTGATGTCGATGATAAGCCACGAATGCAAGATTATAGTCTGCCATTCGAAGAAGGCAGGGATATGATGTTGCTCGATGCCCTCATTGCGTTAAAAGAAAAAGATCCCACCCTGACTTTTCGCCGATCCTGTCGTGAAGGTGTTTGTGGTTCAGATGGCATGAACATGAATGGCAAAAATGGGCTGGCTTGTATTACACCGTTGTCAAGCCTGATTAAAGCCAATCAAAAAATGGTCATTCGCCCTCTCCCTGGTCTGCCTGTGGTGCGTGATCTCGTGGTGGATATGGCCCAATTTTATGCCCAGTACGAAAAAATCAAGCCTTACCTATTAAATGACGGGAAAAACCCGCCTGCCCGAGAACATTTACAATCTCCTGAAGAAAGAGCCAAATTAGACGGGTTATATGAATGTATTTTATGTGCTTGTTGTTCCACTGCTTGCCCTTCATTTTGGTGGAACCCCGATAAATTTGTGGGCCCCGCAGGGTTATTAGCCGCATATCGTTTTTTAATCGACAGCAGGGATACACAAACGCAAACTCGTTTAGAGGGTTTAGATGATGCATTCAGTGTTTTTCGTTGTCATGGCATTATGAATTGTGTCAGTGTTTGCCCTAAAGGCCTCAACCCAACACGCGCCATCGGGCACATCAAATCCATGTTATTAGAACGTGGTGCTTAATTATAAAAATCAAAGCTTTCAGCTTTAAGGATCATCATGCAGAACGGGCTAATGCAGGCTTGGTTGAATTCTTCCTATCTGGCAGGAGCTAATCAATCCTATATAGAACAACTCTACGAAGATTTTTTAATCAATCCCAATTCAGTAGAACAAAGCTGGAAAACCATTTTTGAGCAATTTTCATCCGCCGAAACGGCCAGACCATTACATTCAGAAGTTCGTCAATATTGTCGAGATTTAGCAAAAAACAAGGCGGGTTTATTATCTTCCTGTAACGGCTTAGATTTCGATTCCAAGCAAGTCAAAGTATTCAATCTGATGAATGCTTTTCGCTTCCAGGGCCATCAAAACGCGCATTTAGATCCTCTCGGTTTATGGGAGCGCGAACCCGTTCCTGATCTTAATCTAGCCTATCATGATTTAACTGAAAGTGATTTTGAAAACAGTTTCAACATCGGTTCCTTTGCTATTCCAAAAAAAACAATGACATTGGCAGATTTATACACTGCATTAAAGAAGACGTATTGCGGCTCGATAGGCGCCGAGTATATGCATATCAACAATACTGAAGAAAGGCTCTGGATACAGCAACGCATCGAACCTATCATGGGGCAGCCTCAATTTGATCCTGAGGAAAAACGGCGTTTTTTAAGTGAATTGACGGCTGCCGAGGGCTTAGAGCGTTATTTAGGGGCCAAATTTCCGGGAGCGAAACGCTTTTCACTCGAGGGCGGCGATGCTTTGGTTATCTTGCTGAAAGAACTGATTCGTCACGCAGGTCAGCAGGGCATGAAAGAAGTCGTTCTGGGTATGGCGCACCGTGGTCGTTTGAATGTGTTGATCAATGTATTAGGCAAAATGCCTCAAGATCTTTTTGATGAATTTGCAGGCAAACATAAAGAGCATCTCGGCACAGGGGATGTCAAATATCATCAAGGTTTTTCCTCTGATATTGAAACAGAAGGGGGCCTGATTCATTTGGCGTTGGCGTTTAATCCGTCTCATTTGGAAATTGTCAGCCCCGTTGTCATCGGCTCTGTACGAGCGCGTCGTGATCGCCTCAGTGATAAAGCAAGCAATAAAGTATTCCCCGTCACGATCCACGGGGATGCAGCAATCACTGGGCAAGGCGTGGTGCAAGAAACCTTAAATATGTCTCGAGCCCGAGGTTATGAAGTGGGCGGAACAGTGCGCATCGTGATTAACAATCAAATCGGTTTTACCACCTCAAATCCCCAAGATGCCCGCTCCACCGAATATTGCACTGATGTCGCCAAAATGGTACAGGCACCGATTTTTCACGTCAATGCGGATGACCCGGAAGCCGTGGCTTTTGTCGCTCGTTTGGCCCTGGATTTTCGTAACACTTTTAAGCGCGATTTTATGATCGATTTGGTGTGCTACCGACGACATGGCCACAATGAAGCGGATGAACCGAGCGCGACTCAACCCATCATGTACCAAAAAATCAAAAAACATCCAACAACTCGGGAAATCTACGCACAAAAATTAATTCAGGAAAATATCGTCACTCAAGAAGACGCGACCGAAATGGTCAATCTTTATCGAGATGCTTTAGATCAGGGTAAAGGGGTGGTGAAGGAATGGCG harbors:
- the feoA gene encoding ferrous iron transporter A — encoded protein: MHFISGHSYHIIGFSKDISPAYRQKLLSLGVLPGLFFTVIREAPMGDPLHIKINKINLVLRKSDLHFLNFT
- a CDS encoding citrate synthase — encoded protein: MSDKKATLIIDGETLIELDRFSPTLGTQVIDVRPLISKKYFTFDPGFTSTASCESKITFIDGEKGVLLHRGFPIKELANHSTYLEVCYILLYGEPPTPEQYATFKTTITRHTMIDDQITHLFRGFRRDSHPMAVLCGVTGALAAFYHNGLDVHDQNHRELSAFRLLSKMPTMAAMCYKYSIGQPFVFPRNNLSYAANFLNMMFSTPCEEYQVTPVLERAMDRILILHADHEQNASTSTVRTAGSSGSNPFACIAAGIASLWGPSHGGANEACLKMLEEIGKAENIPKFIARAKDKNDDFRLMGFGHRVYKNYDPRAKVMKEACDEVLNELNIQDPLFEVARELEHIALNDHYFIEKKLYPNVDFYSGLILKAIGIPTSMFTVIFTVARTIGWISHWKEMHDEGLKIARPRQLYRGYTQRAFKSQNFH
- the sucA gene encoding 2-oxoglutarate dehydrogenase E1 component, whose protein sequence is MQNGLMQAWLNSSYLAGANQSYIEQLYEDFLINPNSVEQSWKTIFEQFSSAETARPLHSEVRQYCRDLAKNKAGLLSSCNGLDFDSKQVKVFNLMNAFRFQGHQNAHLDPLGLWEREPVPDLNLAYHDLTESDFENSFNIGSFAIPKKTMTLADLYTALKKTYCGSIGAEYMHINNTEERLWIQQRIEPIMGQPQFDPEEKRRFLSELTAAEGLERYLGAKFPGAKRFSLEGGDALVILLKELIRHAGQQGMKEVVLGMAHRGRLNVLINVLGKMPQDLFDEFAGKHKEHLGTGDVKYHQGFSSDIETEGGLIHLALAFNPSHLEIVSPVVIGSVRARRDRLSDKASNKVFPVTIHGDAAITGQGVVQETLNMSRARGYEVGGTVRIVINNQIGFTTSNPQDARSTEYCTDVAKMVQAPIFHVNADDPEAVAFVARLALDFRNTFKRDFMIDLVCYRRHGHNEADEPSATQPIMYQKIKKHPTTREIYAQKLIQENIVTQEDATEMVNLYRDALDQGKGVVKEWRPMKPHSFNWQPYLNHEWDAQYPPNTVKMASLTELAKKISRIPEKIDMQSRVAKIYADRAEMAAGKKPLDWGAAETLAYATLLDKGISIRLSGEDSGRGTFFHRNAVIYDQKNGSTYVPLENIHQHQGDFKVWDSVLSEEAVLAFEYGYSTAEPRTLTIWEAQFGDFANGAQVVIDQFISSGEQKWGRMCGLVMLLPHGYEGQGPEHSSARLERYLQLCAEQNIQVCIPSTPAQVYHMLRRQSLRPMRRPLVVMSPKSLLRHPLAISSLKELAEGTFLPAIGEMDDLNSDSIKRVVICAGKVYYDLLEQRRKNQQDNVAIIRIEQLYPFPHQAIKMLFEPYAHVHDFVWCQEEPLNQGAWYCSQHHFREVIPFAASLRYAGRPASASPSVGYLSVHQKQQKDLLNDALTME
- the sdhD gene encoding succinate dehydrogenase membrane anchor subunit gives rise to the protein MVSNASALGRNGIQDWLLLRASAIIIALYVFYLFGFFAITPNVTYEIWQHFFAAAFTKIFTLLTLFSILIHAWIGLWQVFTDYVKSLPLRLLLQLLVLVVLMVYVFYGTMVVWSV
- the sdhC gene encoding succinate dehydrogenase cytochrome b556 subunit, giving the protein MWITKLRNDKNGVKMTKKQRPINLDLMTFRFPLTAIASILHRISGVIIFFAVGCFVWLLGLSLSSPEGFIKASTIIDYFLIKLILWGFLTALFYHLLGGIRHLLMDFGCIEENLKLGIRSAQVVMVITVLLSILVGIIIW
- a CDS encoding succinate dehydrogenase iron-sulfur subunit; translated protein: MTLEFSIYRYNPDVDDKPRMQDYSLPFEEGRDMMLLDALIALKEKDPTLTFRRSCREGVCGSDGMNMNGKNGLACITPLSSLIKANQKMVIRPLPGLPVVRDLVVDMAQFYAQYEKIKPYLLNDGKNPPAREHLQSPEERAKLDGLYECILCACCSTACPSFWWNPDKFVGPAGLLAAYRFLIDSRDTQTQTRLEGLDDAFSVFRCHGIMNCVSVCPKGLNPTRAIGHIKSMLLERGA
- the sdhA gene encoding succinate dehydrogenase flavoprotein subunit, producing MKLPVRAFDAVVIGAGGAGMRAALQISQMGLSCALVSKVFPTRSHTVSAQGGITVALGNHHEDNWEWHMYDTVKGSDYIGDQDAIEYMCQNGPEAIIELEHMGLPFSRQDDGRIYQRPFGGQSLNFGGAQAARTAAAADRTGHALLHTLYQQNLKNNTTIFSEWYALDLVKNQDGVFVGCTAISIETGEIVYFKARATILATGGAGRIYQSTTNAHINTGDGIGMALRAGVPVQDMEMWQFHPTGIAGAGVLVTEGCRGEGGYLLNRHGERFMERYAPNAKDLAGRDVVARSIMIEIREGRGCEGPWGPHVKLKLDHLGKEVLESRLPGILELSRTFAHVDPIKEPIPVIPTCHYMMGGIPTKFTGQAITVNPNGEDEVIPGLFAVGEVACVSVHGANRLGGNSLLDLVVFGRAVGLHLSESLKEQGESRDASDADLDAALERIHRWNNTQSGEDPVEIRQALQTCMQNHFSVFREGESMAEGLKKLNVIRERLNHARLEDNSTEFNTQRIECLELDNLMETAFSTAVSAHFRTESRGAHSRFDFTERDDINWLCHSLFLPQTQSMARRKVNMEPKLRPAFPPKVRSY
- a CDS encoding FeoC-like transcriptional regulator encodes the protein MTDLFKIRNAIELNGMMDADQLSRLLHTPLPFMEAMLSQLTIMGKIEAVEEEQAGCNSRYCKSCSHNPGCHKRYYKMSGVLK
- a CDS encoding IucA/IucC family protein, encoding MWQEWKQQLNHKKHDEKEWLPLPVHSWHLTACVQQHYADDIASGILILEGPDLQTRPSMSFRTMRPLTPENAPFIKLPVAIWMTSEMRSLQAKSIHMGPRISQLIK